Proteins from a single region of Leuconostoc gasicomitatum LMG 18811:
- a CDS encoding nitroreductase family protein — protein MSNITIDLLNNHKSIRAFTDQPVSDEIVKTILTAASAGPNINNYQPVTFVEITDQALKAEITTQVGMAYIESAMRYFVVTVDFNKDLIGLTPEIRKQAEEVLSSYAMLEGGIISAGIALGRAQVAAESLGLGSVTMAGALRAFELYEEKLQLPKLVKAVMGFSIGYPAQEPGIKPKLPLAGTWMKSQYSQKQMVDAVTIYDKTMIKYYAARGIDSSWTQNNAKMLTRKQDFSQLGKYPKRKGFTLN, from the coding sequence ATGTCAAATATAACAATAGATTTACTCAATAATCATAAGTCAATTCGCGCATTCACAGATCAACCAGTGTCTGATGAAATAGTTAAAACAATTTTGACAGCAGCGAGTGCAGGACCAAATATTAATAATTATCAACCCGTAACATTTGTTGAAATTACAGATCAAGCGCTAAAAGCTGAGATAACTACCCAAGTTGGTATGGCATACATTGAAAGTGCTATGCGTTATTTTGTCGTGACAGTAGATTTTAATAAAGATTTGATTGGTTTGACACCAGAGATACGCAAACAGGCTGAAGAGGTGTTGTCAAGTTATGCTATGCTTGAAGGCGGTATTATTTCTGCCGGGATCGCACTTGGTCGTGCACAAGTTGCAGCGGAATCACTCGGACTAGGTAGTGTGACAATGGCTGGTGCCTTACGTGCTTTTGAACTGTACGAAGAAAAGTTGCAATTACCAAAATTAGTTAAAGCCGTCATGGGATTTTCGATTGGTTATCCGGCACAGGAGCCAGGGATCAAACCTAAACTACCACTAGCTGGTACGTGGATGAAAAGTCAATACAGTCAGAAACAAATGGTAGATGCTGTTACGATTTATGATAAGACGATGATAAAATATTACGCAGCTCGTGGTATAGATAGTTCTTGGACACAAAATAATGCTAAAATGTTGACACGTAAGCAAGATTTTTCACAACTTGGAAAATATCCTAAGCGTAAAGGATTCACATTAAATTAA
- a CDS encoding GtrA family protein — protein MLNLKNIFIKYQSFLLYVIFGVLTTIVNIIVFFILYNMLHTGHNIAYVVAWFWAVLFAYLTNRVWVFHSTSTTTASIIKEVWQFYLARVLTGIIGYFILTFGVDLLRQDANIWNIIQNIFVIVSNFVLSKLIIFKKDNEHDN, from the coding sequence ATGTTGAATTTAAAAAATATTTTTATTAAGTATCAGTCGTTTTTGTTATACGTTATATTTGGTGTATTAACAACAATTGTTAATATCATTGTTTTCTTTATATTATACAATATGCTCCATACTGGTCATAATATAGCCTATGTTGTTGCTTGGTTTTGGGCAGTTTTATTTGCTTATCTCACAAATCGAGTCTGGGTATTTCATTCGACAAGTACGACGACCGCAAGCATTATAAAAGAAGTTTGGCAGTTTTATTTAGCGCGTGTTTTGACGGGGATTATTGGTTATTTTATATTGACATTTGGCGTAGATTTGCTGCGTCAAGATGCAAATATTTGGAACATTATTCAAAATATATTTGTAATTGTTTCTAACTTTGTATTGAGTAAATTAATTATTTTTAAAAAGGACAATGAACATGACAATTAA
- a CDS encoding mucin-binding protein, with the protein MEKSKKHYKLYKSGKLWITAAIAVGMFSVTSVTAQASSSANAMTAGQPTQRVVPTQQVDTKSQLIDNKPAENVNTSDQSVDDTKLNQSVDEAKKANVAVTEDNKAAKTTEIQGTESADASAQVTAAQASDKADYAQQITDLNVAKEKEVAYEKAVNTGKKDNIDGKTQIATSSNTQALKLDKSKPVDESTPTGNIQPTNVYSGSDEKASPNMASSTKVWEYSGNQVIGATITKNWAKAGTIAIRDSSGQIVEKSVDLNETFHDFQVQNGNWSDTSDYHDQGIPKVTISSNAVDNVEMWNVNWQTTFWFTYSGTKQIVPISKLTGSNDDPKFYFLSASISGSLYTGAKNPTQWEDGNWQPNEREYVQTNDASTVVIQPNSTVGLETLAQNGVVTNLPHGMGYTQTGAVYPKTDDDDPDVYALQEGVSFADFNTDKPTLYLGAVPIEKSARWWHSNHNMNSDELAFVQKPKATYHKAKISHTQVPIVTINEKINYVDEFENPIHTVYDTNNATNKKFVTITRTTADGNQYQEMWVATGEVANPNIVRTTTKDVNTGKDVIDEVITNTGWTIADAGVFPAVRNPIITGYHVIKTTDAAQDLNETTNQTVTNTEPNQLREITVIYVHNNEKAIVSYIDDNTGKTLETKELIGKYGTTDQYRTAGTIKNYEDKGYVLNTDNPTAADNYPRDGITYDQDGVIQSFEVHLKHTSETISPSHPKTPGDAINPNDPASPSWPKETGDVERAGSQTVSYSGAGDKTPGAVVTTDAHAFQREVTVDKVTGAVTQTSDWTTQTFKSVLTPTVEGYHADKGVAGGLTATVDQPDVKEAVVYTANGKLVPVDQDGQEIPGADQPIYPTDPTDPTKVVPNEAVPGVENYTPDATTPVTPSDPSADTTVPYHKNGQITVTDNTKNNNDVKPNNKHTINKSSTVNQQTKTSNKARNDEHTGNVSLPKTAVAEHSNNGVLGMMSLGLIGMMSVIVKKRRK; encoded by the coding sequence ATGGAAAAATCAAAAAAGCACTATAAGTTATACAAATCGGGGAAACTATGGATTACAGCTGCTATAGCAGTCGGTATGTTTAGCGTGACTTCTGTGACAGCACAGGCAAGTAGCAGTGCCAACGCAATGACTGCTGGTCAACCAACACAACGGGTAGTGCCAACACAGCAAGTAGATACAAAATCGCAACTTATTGATAACAAGCCGGCTGAAAATGTTAACACGAGTGATCAATCAGTTGATGATACTAAGTTAAATCAATCAGTTGATGAGGCTAAAAAAGCAAATGTAGCAGTTACCGAGGATAATAAGGCAGCAAAAACAACAGAAATCCAAGGAACTGAATCTGCTGACGCTAGTGCACAAGTGACTGCAGCACAAGCATCAGATAAAGCTGATTATGCACAACAAATTACTGATCTGAATGTAGCTAAGGAAAAAGAAGTTGCGTACGAAAAGGCCGTAAATACTGGTAAGAAGGACAATATTGATGGGAAAACACAAATTGCAACTTCTAGTAATACTCAGGCGCTGAAGTTAGATAAAAGTAAACCAGTTGATGAGAGCACCCCTACTGGGAATATCCAGCCAACCAATGTCTATTCTGGTTCAGATGAAAAAGCTTCACCTAATATGGCTAGTAGTACTAAGGTATGGGAATACTCCGGTAACCAAGTGATCGGTGCTACGATTACCAAAAATTGGGCGAAAGCTGGGACAATTGCTATTAGAGATTCGAGTGGCCAAATTGTAGAAAAATCAGTTGATTTGAATGAAACATTTCATGATTTTCAAGTTCAAAACGGGAACTGGTCAGATACATCTGATTATCATGATCAAGGGATTCCCAAAGTAACTATCAGTAGTAATGCAGTTGATAATGTTGAAATGTGGAATGTCAATTGGCAAACAACATTTTGGTTTACTTATAGTGGGACAAAGCAAATCGTCCCTATTTCCAAATTGACGGGTAGCAATGACGATCCTAAATTTTATTTTTTGAGTGCTTCTATAAGTGGTTCATTATATACTGGAGCGAAAAATCCAACACAATGGGAAGACGGTAACTGGCAACCTAATGAGCGTGAATATGTTCAGACAAATGATGCTAGTACGGTAGTTATTCAACCAAATTCTACAGTCGGGTTGGAGACGTTGGCTCAAAATGGTGTGGTGACAAATCTGCCTCATGGCATGGGATATACACAAACTGGTGCAGTATATCCAAAGACTGATGATGATGATCCCGATGTCTACGCATTACAAGAAGGCGTATCATTTGCGGACTTTAATACTGATAAACCGACACTCTATTTGGGTGCTGTACCAATTGAGAAAAGTGCACGTTGGTGGCACAGTAACCATAATATGAATTCGGATGAACTAGCCTTTGTTCAAAAACCAAAAGCGACATACCATAAAGCTAAGATTTCTCATACACAAGTACCAATAGTCACAATAAATGAAAAAATTAATTATGTAGACGAGTTTGAGAATCCTATTCATACTGTTTACGATACGAATAACGCAACGAATAAAAAATTTGTTACGATAACAAGAACAACAGCTGATGGCAACCAATATCAGGAGATGTGGGTTGCAACTGGTGAAGTAGCTAATCCTAATATCGTTAGAACAACGACTAAAGACGTTAATACTGGAAAAGATGTCATTGATGAGGTAATAACAAATACTGGTTGGACAATTGCTGATGCAGGTGTGTTTCCTGCAGTTAGAAATCCAATAATTACAGGTTACCACGTTATAAAAACGACAGATGCTGCTCAAGATTTAAATGAGACGACAAATCAAACAGTAACAAATACCGAGCCCAATCAATTACGTGAAATCACAGTTATTTATGTTCATAATAACGAAAAAGCAATAGTATCGTATATCGATGATAATACTGGTAAAACATTAGAAACAAAAGAATTAATTGGTAAATATGGTACGACAGATCAATATCGTACAGCAGGCACGATTAAAAACTATGAAGATAAAGGCTATGTTTTAAACACTGATAATCCTACAGCTGCAGATAATTATCCTCGAGATGGTATTACATATGATCAGGATGGTGTGATTCAAAGTTTTGAGGTTCACTTAAAGCATACGAGTGAAACGATCAGCCCAAGTCATCCAAAGACACCAGGGGACGCGATTAATCCGAACGATCCAGCGAGTCCAAGTTGGCCAAAGGAAACAGGTGACGTTGAACGCGCCGGCAGTCAAACGGTGAGTTATAGTGGGGCCGGTGACAAGACACCGGGCGCAGTGGTGACCACAGACGCGCATGCGTTCCAACGCGAAGTGACGGTCGATAAAGTGACTGGCGCAGTGACGCAGACGAGTGATTGGACAACGCAGACCTTTAAGAGCGTTTTGACACCAACGGTTGAAGGCTATCATGCGGATAAGGGCGTCGCCGGTGGGTTAACAGCAACCGTCGACCAGCCAGATGTGAAGGAAGCGGTGGTTTATACAGCGAATGGGAAGCTCGTGCCAGTCGATCAAGATGGGCAAGAGATTCCAGGCGCAGACCAACCCATCTATCCAACCGATCCAACGGATCCAACCAAGGTGGTACCAAATGAAGCGGTACCAGGCGTTGAAAACTACACCCCAGATGCGACCACACCGGTAACGCCAAGTGATCCGAGTGCAGATACGACAGTACCGTATCACAAGAATGGTCAAATCACGGTTACTGATAACACTAAGAACAATAATGATGTTAAACCGAACAACAAACACACTATAAACAAATCGTCTACTGTTAATCAGCAGACAAAAACGTCGAATAAAGCAAGAAATGATGAACATACAGGTAATGTCTCGTTACCAAAAACAGCAGTCGCAGAACACTCTAACAATGGTGTTCTAGGAATGATGAGTTTGGGACTTATTGGTATGATGTCGGTAATTGTTAAAAAGCGTCGTAAATAA
- a CDS encoding FUSC family protein yields the protein MQFGRFRIGLRTLKTALAVMIIITAFYFFHRPPFIAALASVFALRESWDKTLSFAKIRLVSNTVGGLLALIYFLVHAQTHNATWVSMIFLPLLVIIAIVFLDGFNFNSGVIGALAALLMISLNIPAGATVLYVIDRIIDTFIGVLVSIGVNRFASPKPKR from the coding sequence ATGCAGTTTGGTCGATTTCGAATAGGACTACGTACTTTAAAAACAGCGTTGGCCGTTATGATTATTATCACGGCTTTTTATTTTTTCCATCGGCCCCCTTTTATTGCTGCATTGGCATCTGTCTTTGCGTTACGTGAAAGTTGGGACAAAACACTGAGTTTTGCAAAAATTCGTCTGGTTTCAAATACAGTTGGTGGTTTACTCGCCTTAATTTATTTCTTAGTACACGCACAAACACATAATGCAACGTGGGTATCAATGATTTTTCTGCCATTACTTGTTATTATTGCAATTGTCTTTTTGGATGGCTTTAATTTCAATAGTGGTGTCATTGGTGCACTTGCAGCTCTGCTAATGATTTCACTAAATATTCCGGCAGGTGCCACTGTACTTTATGTGATTGATCGTATCATTGATACATTTATTGGTGTCCTTGTATCAATTGGTGTTAATCGATTTGCATCTCCAAAACCAAAACGATAA
- a CDS encoding helix-turn-helix domain-containing protein, which yields MVTKETFGSQLKKIREIKGFTVRQTAMQGHISPAYLSQIENGNKNIPKVETLYKIASGLRISNDDILNLAGITKNKSAETPSAHIDLGEQLENTDILLSFEGKDLSPKYRQAILSVLKTLPDAKND from the coding sequence ATGGTAACTAAAGAAACGTTTGGTTCGCAACTTAAAAAAATACGTGAAATAAAAGGTTTTACAGTGCGTCAAACCGCTATGCAAGGTCATATTTCTCCTGCTTATTTATCACAAATAGAAAATGGTAATAAAAACATTCCAAAGGTAGAAACGCTATACAAAATTGCAAGTGGCCTTCGAATTTCAAATGATGATATTTTAAATTTAGCTGGCATTACAAAAAATAAATCTGCCGAAACACCATCAGCACATATTGATCTTGGCGAACAACTAGAAAATACTGATATTCTTTTATCATTTGAGGGTAAAGATCTTTCTCCGAAATACCGACAGGCTATACTTTCAGTTTTAAAGACACTGCCTGACGCAAAAAATGATTAA
- a CDS encoding redox-sensing transcriptional repressor Rex, producing MTQQPKIPRATAKRLPIYYRYLTFLHDAGTNRISSAELSDAIKFDAATIRRDFSYFGALGKRGYGYDVKALLDFFANVLDQDSLINVALIGAGNLGQALMNFNFHQSSNMRISAAFDVDESRAGTILAGVPIYAMTDLKEQMTAQRINIAILTVPQEVAQDITNQLVDAGVKGILNFTPLRVTVPTGVRVQNVDLTNELQTLVYFIDNYGSITTGL from the coding sequence ATGACACAACAACCTAAAATTCCACGTGCAACAGCAAAACGATTACCTATTTATTACCGCTATTTGACGTTTTTACATGATGCTGGCACAAATCGCATTTCGTCAGCTGAACTGAGTGATGCCATTAAATTTGATGCAGCGACGATTCGTCGAGATTTCTCTTATTTTGGTGCCTTGGGTAAACGAGGTTATGGATATGACGTTAAAGCATTGCTTGATTTTTTTGCAAATGTGCTTGACCAAGATAGTTTAATTAACGTTGCTTTAATTGGTGCCGGCAACTTAGGGCAAGCTTTGATGAACTTTAACTTTCACCAATCATCAAACATGCGTATTTCTGCTGCATTTGATGTTGATGAATCACGTGCTGGTACGATTTTGGCTGGTGTACCAATATATGCCATGACTGATTTAAAAGAACAGATGACGGCACAGCGTATTAATATCGCGATTTTAACCGTTCCACAAGAAGTTGCACAAGATATCACAAATCAACTTGTTGATGCTGGTGTTAAGGGTATTTTGAACTTTACACCATTACGTGTAACTGTACCAACGGGTGTTCGTGTGCAAAACGTTGATTTAACAAACGAGTTACAAACATTGGTTTATTTTATTGATAACTACGGTTCAATTACGACAGGATTATAA
- the rimI gene encoding ribosomal protein S18-alanine N-acetyltransferase, with amino-acid sequence MIVKRATIEDSNRIFNLANAAFVPSPWPKSVFEHELKSPRSQYFILDGGFLGMTQILDEVEINSLAVHPDNQNQGIAQQLLTTVLALPNVTRFLLEVDESNVAAICLYEKMGFSVYYHREKYYKNGHAAIMMERKVSVTN; translated from the coding sequence TTGATAGTAAAACGCGCAACAATTGAAGATAGTAATCGCATATTTAATCTCGCAAATGCTGCGTTTGTGCCATCACCTTGGCCTAAATCAGTGTTTGAACATGAATTAAAAAGTCCGCGAAGCCAGTATTTTATACTTGATGGTGGATTTTTAGGTATGACGCAGATTTTAGATGAAGTTGAAATTAATAGCCTTGCTGTTCATCCCGACAATCAGAATCAAGGCATTGCGCAACAATTATTGACAACTGTTCTTGCTTTACCAAATGTCACACGTTTTTTGTTAGAGGTAGACGAATCAAATGTAGCAGCTATTTGTCTATATGAAAAAATGGGATTCAGTGTCTACTATCATCGTGAAAAATACTATAAAAATGGCCATGCTGCTATTATGATGGAAAGGAAAGTGTCCGTAACGAATTAA
- a CDS encoding helix-turn-helix transcriptional regulator, protein MAFTLKFRDPVNVKGKIAMKGESVAGFARRIEVNYSLMIEYLNCKKYPSPPTAKKIAEGLGCEIEDIFFI, encoded by the coding sequence ATGGCATTCACACTTAAGTTTCGTGATCCAGTCAATGTTAAAGGAAAAATTGCCATGAAAGGTGAAAGTGTAGCAGGATTTGCACGACGAATTGAAGTAAACTATTCACTAATGATTGAGTATCTCAATTGTAAAAAATATCCATCGCCACCTACAGCTAAAAAAATAGCCGAAGGTTTAGGATGTGAAATTGAAGACATTTTTTTCATTTGA
- the tsaD gene encoding tRNA (adenosine(37)-N6)-threonylcarbamoyltransferase complex transferase subunit TsaD has product MTKIISFESSADETSVAIVEDGCTILSNAVATQINSHQRFGGIVPEVASRHHIEWITRVLDDALQTAHVKPTELDAVAVTYGPGLVGSLLVGLMGAKTFALAHNLPIIPVNHLAGHIAAANFNTPIIYPALALMVSGGHTELVLMREENSFLVLGETRDDAAGESFDKVGRLLKLPYPAGKTIDDMAHLGQATIKFPTAMAHEDNYDFSFSGLKSAVINYVHHAEQKGETINRNDLATSFQNAVVDALLGRTRRALQDFPVKSFVLAGGVAANSQLRQTLSELLEQFPNTQFIPVPRQYTGDNAAMIGAAGYWNYKEKKFAGLDLNTNPGLDFELLES; this is encoded by the coding sequence ATGACTAAAATTATATCGTTTGAGTCAAGTGCAGATGAAACCAGCGTGGCAATTGTTGAAGATGGCTGTACAATATTAAGTAATGCGGTTGCGACACAAATTAATTCACATCAACGATTTGGCGGTATTGTGCCCGAAGTGGCTAGTCGTCATCACATTGAGTGGATAACACGTGTGTTAGATGATGCACTGCAGACAGCTCATGTTAAACCAACAGAACTGGATGCTGTGGCTGTTACCTATGGCCCAGGTTTGGTAGGGTCATTACTTGTTGGTTTGATGGGAGCAAAGACTTTTGCTTTAGCACATAACTTACCAATTATACCGGTTAATCATTTAGCAGGACATATTGCTGCTGCCAATTTTAATACACCAATTATATATCCAGCACTAGCATTAATGGTTTCTGGTGGACATACAGAGTTGGTTTTAATGCGCGAAGAAAATAGTTTCTTAGTTCTCGGAGAAACACGAGATGATGCTGCCGGAGAAAGTTTTGATAAGGTCGGGCGTTTACTTAAACTTCCCTATCCAGCAGGTAAAACAATTGACGATATGGCCCACCTTGGTCAAGCAACGATTAAATTTCCAACGGCTATGGCGCATGAGGATAATTATGATTTTAGTTTTTCTGGCCTAAAAAGCGCTGTGATTAATTATGTTCACCACGCAGAACAAAAAGGTGAAACGATTAATCGCAATGACTTGGCTACTAGTTTTCAAAATGCGGTTGTGGATGCCTTATTAGGTCGTACGCGTCGTGCGTTACAAGATTTTCCAGTGAAAAGTTTTGTTTTGGCAGGCGGGGTGGCAGCGAATTCACAATTACGCCAAACATTGTCAGAACTGTTAGAACAATTTCCAAATACACAATTTATACCTGTACCGCGACAATATACTGGAGATAATGCTGCGATGATTGGGGCAGCCGGTTATTGGAATTATAAAGAGAAAAAGTTCGCTGGATTAGACCTTAATACAAACCCTGGATTAGATTTTGAGTTACTTGAATCATAA
- the rimI gene encoding ribosomal protein S18-alanine N-acetyltransferase, whose amino-acid sequence MFLKFNRNNKLPKILFKFEQKSVDSKGYSFTLRRANVEDIDILVHIEEAVYAGTAPWLLRDFLSELSRPNVRLYLVMERKGQVIGFAGVAYQRDQRDMHITNIAIVPVWQNKGLGTLMINELLDFSRKLGVDSMSLEARASNRSAIMLYSRLGFEQSGIKKSYYIGDHEDAISMVNNLDSKTRNN is encoded by the coding sequence ATGTTTTTGAAGTTTAATCGCAATAATAAATTACCAAAGATACTCTTTAAATTTGAACAAAAATCTGTTGATTCAAAAGGCTATTCATTTACGCTACGACGAGCTAATGTTGAAGATATTGATATTCTTGTGCATATTGAAGAGGCTGTGTATGCTGGCACTGCGCCTTGGCTACTGCGCGATTTTTTGAGTGAACTGTCACGACCAAATGTACGTTTATATTTGGTTATGGAACGTAAGGGGCAAGTGATTGGTTTTGCCGGTGTTGCCTATCAGCGTGATCAACGTGATATGCACATCACAAACATTGCAATTGTGCCAGTTTGGCAAAATAAAGGGTTAGGCACCCTGATGATCAATGAACTACTTGATTTCTCAAGAAAGCTAGGTGTTGACTCTATGAGTCTAGAAGCACGTGCTTCAAATCGTAGTGCCATTATGTTGTACTCACGATTAGGTTTTGAACAAAGTGGCATCAAAAAAAGCTATTATATCGGTGATCACGAAGATGCAATTTCAATGGTAAATAATCTTGATAGTAAAACGCGCAACAATTGA
- a CDS encoding HAD-IIB family hydrolase, producing MTIKMIASDMDGTFLTANDTYSQGRFERILDNLKARDMRFIAASGRQVKNLQELFEPTISKGYEIDYVGSNGAMVATHEEQLYSVHLSPEQLHKVIDWNAKNPDSAENIIIMTGDKATYVSNHATGPVAKMVFQFYPNVKQVEKLMTVDDHILEITFVWPNDEVQQHVSELREIFGDELHATGSGFGSVDVLGKGVDKAAGLQVLQDYYNVLDREVMTFGDNGNDLEMLQKYEHGYVMPNADNFMLEVIQKKALNTNVNDGVLETIENYLSI from the coding sequence ATGACAATTAAAATGATTGCATCTGATATGGATGGCACGTTTTTGACAGCCAATGATACATACAGTCAGGGGCGGTTTGAACGCATATTGGATAACTTAAAGGCACGTGATATGAGATTTATTGCTGCGTCAGGACGTCAAGTTAAAAATTTACAAGAACTTTTTGAACCAACAATTTCGAAGGGCTATGAAATTGATTATGTTGGATCAAATGGTGCGATGGTTGCAACGCATGAAGAACAACTTTATTCAGTACATTTGTCGCCAGAACAACTGCATAAAGTCATTGATTGGAACGCTAAAAATCCAGATTCGGCCGAAAATATTATTATTATGACTGGTGATAAGGCAACCTATGTCTCAAATCATGCTACCGGACCTGTCGCAAAAATGGTATTTCAATTTTATCCAAATGTGAAACAAGTTGAAAAACTGATGACAGTTGATGATCATATTTTGGAAATCACCTTTGTATGGCCAAATGATGAAGTACAACAACATGTGTCAGAATTACGAGAGATATTTGGTGACGAGTTACATGCTACTGGTTCTGGTTTTGGCTCAGTTGATGTTTTAGGTAAAGGTGTTGATAAAGCTGCTGGTCTACAAGTATTGCAAGATTATTATAATGTGCTTGATCGTGAGGTCATGACTTTTGGTGATAACGGAAATGACCTAGAAATGCTACAGAAGTATGAGCATGGGTATGTTATGCCCAATGCAGACAACTTTATGCTTGAAGTGATACAAAAAAAAGCCCTTAACACGAACGTCAACGATGGCGTGTTAGAGACAATTGAAAACTATTTGAGTATTTGA
- a CDS encoding ImmA/IrrE family metallo-endopeptidase translates to MSYDFKSNASREYLENIIDLNHITIIHLSGTTYDPDVVNIQKKAIIINNNYQSNFSYEFRIAHELAHLLCTTSSENYNLSLLTKNDIEKQANIDGIQLLINFYFSEIASGKLRWNYRFQFISTFGLGPLTHLVEKILNPIKNSV, encoded by the coding sequence ATGTCATATGATTTTAAAAGTAATGCTAGTCGTGAATATTTAGAAAATATTATAGATTTAAACCATATTACAATTATTCATCTTTCTGGCACAACATACGATCCGGACGTCGTGAATATACAAAAAAAAGCTATTATCATTAACAATAATTATCAATCTAACTTTAGCTATGAATTTCGTATTGCTCACGAACTTGCCCACCTTTTATGCACAACATCATCTGAGAATTATAATTTAAGCTTACTGACAAAAAATGATATTGAAAAACAAGCAAATATTGATGGCATTCAATTATTAATTAATTTTTATTTTTCAGAAATAGCTTCAGGTAAACTACGCTGGAACTATCGCTTTCAATTTATTTCAACATTTGGACTGGGGCCATTAACGCACTTAGTTGAAAAAATATTAAACCCAATTAAAAATAGTGTATGA
- a CDS encoding lipid II:glycine glycyltransferase FemX has translation MTILNLNDTEKVNAYQSFVREDPRGQVTQDPLWGELKANWGHVYVYHETDGQIDAVLTVLTVEAVPGKLLGYAGRGPIGDVTNIALIKSLLEEALAALPENVFLIRLDPEVAYSDILNDAYQAAGFVTRNRDIKNMHGNIQPRKNVVLYYDGRGEGAVPITNDTELMTHFKRDYRNQIRRAAKDGVTVTSGDTQDDVRAFFDTYVMMAAAQNITHRPIDYFLHMQKLWQNTGLFKVFLAHFEGQVIASGIGFSYGDEIWYMYAGSNRQYAKHYGPYAVQWEMLKWGLSLGKVEYDFGGVGDFVPEDGLYKFKHGFAYHDPHAEYIGELDWVVDEMGYQEYLKQFD, from the coding sequence ATGACCATTTTAAATTTAAACGATACAGAAAAAGTTAACGCATATCAAAGTTTCGTACGTGAAGATCCACGTGGTCAAGTAACTCAAGACCCCTTGTGGGGAGAATTAAAAGCTAATTGGGGGCATGTCTATGTTTATCATGAAACAGATGGGCAAATAGATGCCGTCTTAACTGTGCTAACTGTTGAGGCTGTTCCAGGCAAACTATTGGGATACGCAGGTCGAGGCCCCATTGGAGACGTGACAAATATTGCGCTCATAAAATCGTTGCTTGAAGAAGCACTTGCGGCATTACCAGAAAATGTATTTTTAATCCGTTTAGATCCTGAAGTAGCGTACAGTGACATATTGAATGATGCTTACCAAGCAGCTGGATTTGTGACACGTAATCGCGATATTAAAAATATGCATGGTAATATACAACCTCGGAAAAATGTTGTTTTGTACTATGATGGTCGCGGAGAGGGTGCTGTACCAATTACCAATGATACTGAATTAATGACGCATTTTAAAAGAGACTATCGTAATCAAATCCGTCGTGCTGCAAAAGATGGCGTCACGGTGACGAGTGGTGATACACAAGATGATGTACGCGCATTTTTTGATACGTATGTGATGATGGCTGCTGCACAAAATATTACGCATAGACCAATAGATTACTTTCTACATATGCAAAAATTGTGGCAAAATACAGGATTGTTTAAAGTATTTTTAGCACATTTTGAAGGTCAAGTCATTGCTAGTGGTATTGGTTTTAGTTATGGAGATGAAATTTGGTATATGTATGCTGGATCTAATCGACAATACGCAAAACACTATGGCCCTTATGCGGTACAATGGGAAATGTTGAAGTGGGGATTATCACTTGGCAAAGTTGAATATGACTTTGGTGGGGTTGGTGATTTTGTACCCGAAGATGGTCTTTATAAATTCAAACATGGTTTTGCGTATCATGACCCACACGCTGAATATATTGGTGAATTAGACTGGGTAGTTGATGAAATGGGCTATCAAGAGTATCTCAAGCAATTTGATTAA